The Maylandia zebra isolate NMK-2024a linkage group LG1, Mzebra_GT3a, whole genome shotgun sequence DNA segment GTGTGTAAATCGCAGACATTTCCAATCACAGAGCCAAGATGTTTATGCCACAGGCTGTGCAGTGACTTCCTCCAGCAGAGGTTTGTGGAGCTCTGGGTCGTCAGTGctctaaaagagaaaaaaatatttgtgaagTGTCGACTCCCTCCAATCAAACAACCATGACTGCGCACACTTTGATGACAATTTCATGCAGGAATACAAAAAGGAATCAATGtttaatgaaatatttaatgtaagtcagcattaaaaataaagtgcaattacaatttattttattgttattaaaacAAACTGTGGTAAGCTGTTGTTGTCCACACTAACAGAAAGTTGGGCACAGCTGTTCAAACTTCCTCTGgtctatttttttattagtcCCAACAGCTCTTCTTCCTCatggatctctctctctctctgcagcagTTCCACCATGAAGCTCTGATTCACACAGTCTCTCCCTAAAATCTGCAGCCTGAACTCTGGACTTGCTGTCCTGGGCCGGTCCATGTGGGAGCCAGACGTGGGACTGACTGAGCTTCATGCCTTAAAGTCATGAtgggctgttgttttgttttatgttgtcATCCTGCTCTCTGTCTGTACATCAGATATAAACTTTAACTGACTCACTCAAACTGGTAGAGAGCATGAGAACACTGCACAGACTCACTGTTACCTGGTTTCACTGATATtcagacaaaacaaacagaattcCTGCAAGAACACTTCATGTGTTCAGCCAACATCTTCTACTATTTAACATGTTTATCAGAATGTGTTTGAACCATTGTGTTGTCCATTATCTAccttgttttgtcctttttctttgTTCCTCAGAGCCTTGATTCCCAGGACAGCAGAGCTTATCACAACACAGAGCTCCAGAACAGACAAGGTGATCATCACAGCACTGATGCTTCTCAGGAGCATCTGATGGGACGCAAACAACAGTGTTTCATCTAAAGTCTCAAAATGTTATATACTGCAGTATATAAGATAGTATCATATAGTGTATATGTgccatttttctttctgctttccCTAACTTACCACCAGCACTGCTCGGCCCTCGTAGCATTTCTCCtgaaggagtttttcctccaaAGATGGAGGCCTTATTGTTTCCCTGCCATACCCGTAACCATTGTAGCCATTGTAGCCATTGTAGCCATTGTAGTATTCATAACAGTTCCACCAAGAACGAATGTCTCCTAAATTAATGCTGTACAGTGCAATGGCTGTAATGGCAAAAGCACCTCCAGCCAGATTCAGAATCACGGTAAGGAtgacctgaaaaacaaaaatgaccaGTTAATGTACAAGAAAATATCCAAACCATAAATGACACTTAGTGCATTCTTAGACTAAAGTATCATAGCCTCTGTGAGTACGCATGTTTTCATAGTCATGTCTGGATTCTTCATTAATCTAAACGTTGGTTTCTGTCTAGTTGCTGCTTTAGGATATGATGGTTGTTATTTTCATGTTAAGTTTGGGGtttctgtttttggtttgttaatGTTATTCTTCACTTCAGATTAATGAAGTAtctgattctgatgattctTCAGATTTGGAATCTCTGTCGTAGATGTCATGGTCCGGAATCTGGTGAGTccatgtttatgttttgtgtttatcaatttttagttttctgatttttttgttattttcttccAGTGTTTAGGTGTTCACTGTGCTCCCTTGTGTTCATGTCTTTTTACTTTGACGGTCCCTTGTCTCATGTCTGTGTCCCTAGCATTGTCTCCCCTTAGGCTAcatccacactagcccggatagatttgaaaatggcGTTTTCATCTGAAAACTCTCTGCGTCCACACTAGcgctttcagtcattttcacagaATTGTGCGTCTACATTGAAACGGCCCAAAACGCTTACGCTCCAGTCCTgcgcaaaagcgagtgagaattaaagaactTAAataaaagctatctggagcacgTACAAACTGATGTTAATCTTtttttagggctgtcaaaatttatacagcaatcaaaacaactgctgtataatgcactccgctatctttgtttaattggtcacatgactgcatcacatgactaaaatgcatcatcgttttagaaagtctgcgttTTCAAACATCCACACTGCAATGGGACAGCTCTGTTTGGAAATATATGCGATTTCGAGAGCGCTTTCAAAATGCTTTGGTGCAGTTGTGGATAGTTGTGGACTTTGCTGttattctttgtgatttttttttttctaatgttttttgattgttttgtttttttgtctggcagctgacacagtctctcaGAGGATGGGATTTTTCATTTTAAGGGGGgtgacaggaggagagaagctgcagagacacATAATAaaactgcaactctgcttcctggtcccaagtCTAGATAATCACATTTGTGGAGGAGGGTTCATTAATTTGGCCAGATTTCTAAAAATTTGAGCTTCTTCAACGTGAATTATAATTTTACGGAAGTTACGTTTAAACTTAGGCAGCAGTTTTTTAACCTTAGCCAGCTAATCTGcctctttttcattttcctctTCCTTTATTCTTCTTGACATAATGAAATATAGAAACAGAACAAGTTCTGGATCACATCCCCTATTCAGTGTAATCTCTCAGGAAATCTATTGTGACTGTTGTCTtcatgcatgctcaatcatccaggcaaggaaatcccagaaagctggttcagtgggagaaacgtttggtCACTCATCCATCCTCTTCAGTCTCATTTGCATACttactgaaactagcaccactgatgaacaatgggctgtgaggtcagtttcttgacCATTAGTATGCAAATTGTCACGACCGCTGATCTACAActactgatcaaagaccattgatcagtggccatgagtaccattgaATATGAAAAGttgcaggttagccttcttagactgtaagatttccatcagtaacgAGAGACATTTAAATGTTGATGTGTACCGTAAAACCACgcatacagatcagtatttaaggtttgactctcaccATCCAGTGGAGCACAATCTGGGTATCACCAGTGCGCTACAACACAGAatgaacaccatccccacagacaaaGTGGtcagggaagcagaagaacatcacatcaagaaggccctgagttaatgtggttatcccagctggatgtttgtcaaagctgggaaggctcctaaagaaagctccaactgatccaggagagaaggacaagtGCTGCCTAAGTGAAAACCCTTTGTGATCCTGTATGTGTCATGAGCATCGGAACAATTAAGACTCATTTTTTCTGAACACcgtgtctctgtggcttttaaaaccCTGAACATGTGCCGCTCTTCTGTGTTGCgccggatggcacaacacagaagagctacctcatcCGGTCAGGACTaatcacacctacaggccagtggacaatCTTTccatgatgaggatgtaacatcctgatTGTTGTTTGTAATATAAACTGTTTCAAGATGCAGTGCGAAAAGTTGGAGGTGGGGTCAGGAGTGGGAAATAATTTTTatcaaagtattttatttgctaaaaataatttaacaatTATATGTAGACTAGAGGGGTGTTAAGTCCTCCTTCAGCAAACTTCCCTCCAGTATTTATGCAAGTGTGTGTATGCTGTAGGACATACTGTACATGTTTAGTATATTTATCATGAATGCAAATAAGAATAAGACATGACAACAAAAAGTCCTTTAGAGAtcatatgaaaatgttttacagctgaAATACTCACCAAACATGGACTTGGATACTTCTCAGACAAAACGCACACAGTGCCGAACATGATGAACTagacaaaagacaaaataaataaatacataaataaagttCACGTCCATCTTTTTACTGAGtgcaacagagaaaacagaggggTCTTTATGGACATTTTATCCCCTCTTCTTGCAGGAtatgttgtaaataaaacttttCACCATGAGAGAgcaattgtttgtttgtgtgaactGCTATTTTGAACTATAGCTAATTTTTAATGTAACCTAGCAAAACTATGAATctgtgtttgtaaatgtgcaCTGGTGTCATCACACTTAAAAAGATCTTGGACAAAACTTGGCAATTAAGCTTTCTGTCACATATTTAACTGTGGAAAGATATGTTTGACCCCCAAAATGATCTTCTCGTAAAGATTACTCAGTTGATTCCTATTCCATTACTGTGACAGGTTTGGTTTACATGGCTCTTTTTTGGCATTTCATTTCTCATCTTGTGTATCCAGTATGACCTGAtgtgaaatggaaaaacaaatctGGTCATCTTTTTTTCGTAACCAAATCTCACTAACAAGGGAGCAACACAGGTGACCAATTTATGACAAACAGACAACCACACACTCTCATTTCCACTCCTAAGGACAATTTAGAATTACAAgttaacatgaaacacatcTTTGGGCTGTGGAGGAAACCGGATCACCCAGAAATAACTCGCACACAACTGACACCCAGTCCAGAACCTTGTTGCTATCAGGCAACAATAACAACCACTGTGCTGCTTATTAGacaatgtgtatatatatatatatatatatatagatagatagatagatatagatatatatatagatatatatatatatagatatatagatatatctatatatctatatagatatatctatatatatatatatatatatatatatatatatagatatatctatatatatctatatatctatagattATAGATATATCTCCATCATTATTTACTTACCAATGCACCCAACCAAAATGGAAAGCCTAAGTAGTTTAAGTAAAGGGAGTTCCAAGTGCTATAGAGTATAGATCCCAATCCAATGTTGAGAAGCCCGATCATTATCTGCAGCGTCTGTGAAAAATGAAGTACAGTATGAACAGTGAACATTGTGCAGTTTAAGaaaaaactacaaattaaaaaataggCATAATATAAAATGTGATGTGTAGATGGTTGTAGCTCACCCCCAGCACTGTCTGAGAAGCTCTGTTGAGACTTCTCAGGTGCTGAGACACAGTGCAGCACACTGGACTGTAGCAAAGGTTCTTGAAGATCTGACACAGAGGAGGCCAAGGACTTTGGGGGTCAGTGGTCAGAGTGAGTACAGTGACCCCATCAGCCTTGGACACAGTCACTGACATCCTGTCTTGAGATCCTGGAGACTGAGAGacaagaaaaaactgaaataagaaTCAGATTAAAGTCTTAGCAGCAAAAACAATTTGATCCACACACCTCACTTCCCTTCACTTTCCACCAAAGGAGCtttaaacagaattttaaaagtaatttgttaatttaattaaaCCGACTTGATGCTGGGAGGCTGTCACATCACTGCACGCTCTCAAGTTGGCTTTAACAGGTGACACTGGTTCTTCATATGGATAACACTGTGCTGATACTAGTTTACAAGAATGTTTTACATGGAAAGGCAACCTCCAGGTGCTGAAAATGGAATCCCGCAGTGATGTACCCAGTCCCTTTACTGTGTCGGCTACAACAGCAGGTCACTGTATGTTGTATGTTTTATTgtaatatgtatttatttagattGTAAGCCCAACAAGGGACAATTGTTGAAAATTAGCAGTAGCTATAAACCTATGTGCAGTACATCAGTCTCATGTCTTGCACTTGAACTATGTTAAACTGCActgtcccttttaaataaataaattcaaattcaaacttGTCATAAACTTCTATGTTAaaattttcacttcacagcagaaaAAAGTTTGTCGTGTGCTACAAAAATGACTTTGGTCTCTATAGATAATTTCtggcataataataataacaattataTTCATAATAAAAGTGTGATGGTCTGTAGTAGGGTGACTCCATGTTTCGGTTTTTGTTTATTCAATGTTCTGGGTTTTTCATGATttggttttttgtattttctgttcctTAGTTTTTCTTTAGCACTGCTGTGATTTCCTTTAGGTTTTGTCTCTGTGCCTCCCTTGTGTTCCTTCTGTTGTGTCTTATTTTCCTGGTTCgatgtttgtgttatttcctgttttactttgacagtcccaTGTCCAATGTCAGTGTGTCTAATTTTCTTCCCCTTGTCTTGTTATGTCTAATtaatcccagctgtgtttccctcctacATCCCATTCCCTCATTATTCCCTTgtatatttaaaccctgtgtgtTCCTTTGCCTTTTGTCCTGTTGTACCTCCTCATGTGTGTAAGTCTCCCTGTGTTTCTGGTTTGGAGTTTTAGTTCTAGTTTTCTAGAACTAAAACTAGAGTCCTGTGTTTGCATCCCCTTCCTGcctgcctctgcctcacatgACAAAAAGTTGTCATTATAaattttttaatctttcattTCTGCTGAATTGTTTCTACTTCCTCCCTCAGTTGTTACATGAAAAATCTCTTTCTCAATAATCGTTGCCACATTTATATCAACAAAGCTAAATAAAAGAAACCTTTTCTATTTAatg contains these protein-coding regions:
- the LOC106676332 gene encoding uncharacterized protein LOC106676332; this translates as MSVTVSKADGVTVLTLTTDPQSPWPPLCQIFKNLCYSPVCCTVSQHLRSLNRASQTVLGTLQIMIGLLNIGLGSILYSTWNSLYLNYLGFPFWLGALFIMFGTVCVLSEKYPSPCLVILTVILNLAGGAFAITAIALYSINLGDIRSWWNCYEYYNGYNGYNGYNGYGYGRETIRPPSLEEKLLQEKCYEGRAVLVMLLRSISAVMITLSVLELCVVISSAVLGIKALRNKEKGQNKSTDDPELHKPLLEEVTAQPVA